In a genomic window of Nocardiopsis mwathae:
- a CDS encoding LysE family translocator: MPEPHTLGLFLLAAGALVLIYILTQSVSQGRAAGVVSALGVETGTLVHVTSAAIGLSSLLATSALAFDIVEYLGAAYLVYLGVRTILTRPAETPGHTDPGTPAPRPTARIFRDGLLVNVLNPTVALFFLALLPQFVDPAQGPAATQILVFGAIMAAMGLTVDLAMALGGVYLAMGAATALTGRR; this comes from the coding sequence ATGCCCGAACCCCATACCCTCGGACTCTTCCTCCTCGCCGCCGGCGCCCTGGTCCTCATCTACATCCTCACCCAGAGCGTCAGCCAGGGCCGCGCGGCCGGAGTCGTCTCGGCCCTGGGCGTGGAAACCGGCACGCTCGTCCACGTGACCTCGGCGGCCATCGGGCTGTCCTCGCTGCTGGCCACCTCAGCGCTCGCCTTCGACATCGTCGAATACCTCGGCGCCGCATACCTCGTCTACCTGGGCGTCCGCACCATCCTGACCCGCCCGGCCGAAACGCCCGGCCACACCGATCCCGGCACCCCGGCACCACGACCCACCGCGCGGATCTTCCGCGACGGACTGCTCGTCAACGTCCTCAACCCCACGGTGGCCTTGTTCTTCCTGGCGCTCCTGCCGCAGTTCGTGGACCCGGCCCAGGGACCGGCCGCCACGCAGATCCTCGTGTTCGGCGCGATCATGGCCGCGATGGGACTGACCGTCGACCTGGCCATGGCCCTGGGCGGCGTCTACCTCGCCATGGGCGCCGCAACAGCGCTGACCGGACGCCGCTGA
- a CDS encoding SAM-dependent methyltransferase: MMGPNPLWLAEWLVEEMPVAAGERVLDLGAGTALTSIFLAREFGVRVTAADLWVDPGDNWRRVCEAGVTDRVFPLRAEARDLPFAEGYFDAVISIDAYHYFGTDDLYLDYLLRFVAPGGRLGIVSPGLVRPVDGTVPERLRPFWQAAYRSFHSAEWWRANFASSGAVRVDRADVLEEGWRYWLAWIEECEPPEGAVELVAEEAAMLRADAGETLGFVRVVGEVGGSAV, from the coding sequence TGGCGGAGTGGCTGGTGGAGGAGATGCCGGTCGCTGCGGGGGAGCGGGTGCTGGATCTGGGGGCGGGGACGGCGCTGACCTCGATTTTTCTTGCGCGTGAGTTCGGTGTCCGGGTGACTGCGGCGGATTTGTGGGTGGATCCGGGGGACAATTGGCGGCGGGTGTGTGAGGCGGGTGTGACCGACCGTGTGTTTCCGTTGCGGGCGGAGGCGCGGGACCTGCCGTTCGCGGAGGGGTATTTCGATGCGGTGATCTCGATCGATGCCTATCACTATTTCGGTACCGATGATCTGTACCTGGATTATCTGCTGCGGTTCGTGGCGCCGGGGGGTCGGTTGGGGATCGTGTCGCCTGGGCTGGTTCGTCCGGTGGACGGGACGGTTCCGGAGCGGCTGCGGCCGTTCTGGCAGGCGGCGTACCGGTCGTTTCACAGCGCGGAGTGGTGGCGTGCCAATTTTGCGTCAAGTGGGGCGGTGCGGGTGGATCGGGCCGATGTTCTGGAGGAGGGTTGGAGGTACTGGTTGGCGTGGATCGAGGAGTGCGAGCCGCCGGAGGGGGCGGTCGAGCTCGTGGCGGAGGAGGCGGCGATGCTGCGTGCGGACGCCGGGGAGACGTTGGGGTTCGTGCGGGTGGTCGGTGAGGTGGGCGGCTCGGCGGTGTGA